The Candidatus Mycolicibacterium alkanivorans genome contains a region encoding:
- a CDS encoding energy-coupling factor ABC transporter ATP-binding protein yields MSTPAICVENLHHRYPDGRVALDGVDLSIAPGERVAILGPNGAGKTTLMLHLNGVLAATSGTVEISGIPLARKTLRDIRRRVGLVFQDPDDQLFMPTVAQDVAFGPANFGITGDQLAARVSAALKIVSMTEHADRSPAHLSGGQRRRAALATVLACEPEILVLDEPSANLDPVARRELAETLAALPATMVIVTHDLPYAAQLCDRAIVLDHGVVVADDTVTAVLSDSELLAAHRLELPWGFAVPAR; encoded by the coding sequence GTGAGCACGCCGGCGATCTGTGTCGAGAACCTGCACCACCGCTATCCCGACGGCCGGGTCGCCCTCGATGGGGTCGACCTGAGCATCGCCCCCGGTGAGCGGGTCGCCATCCTCGGACCCAACGGGGCGGGCAAGACCACCCTGATGCTGCACCTCAACGGTGTGCTCGCGGCCACGTCGGGCACTGTCGAGATCAGTGGAATACCGTTGGCTCGAAAGACACTTCGCGACATCCGCCGCCGGGTCGGGCTGGTGTTCCAGGACCCCGACGACCAGTTGTTCATGCCGACCGTCGCCCAGGACGTGGCCTTTGGTCCGGCGAACTTCGGTATCACCGGCGACCAACTGGCCGCCCGCGTCAGCGCTGCGCTGAAAATCGTGTCGATGACCGAGCACGCCGACCGTAGCCCGGCGCATCTTTCCGGTGGTCAGCGCAGACGTGCCGCGCTGGCCACCGTCCTGGCGTGTGAACCCGAGATTCTGGTGCTCGACGAGCCGTCGGCCAACCTCGACCCGGTCGCGCGCCGCGAACTGGCCGAGACGCTGGCCGCGCTGCCCGCCACGATGGTCATCGTCACCCACGACCTGCCCTATGCCGCGCAGTTGTGCGACCGGGCCATCGTCCTGGACCACGGTGTCGTCGTGGCCGACGACACCGTGACCGCGGTGCTTTCCGATAGCGAGCTGCTGGCCGCCCACCGGCTGGAACTGCCCTGGGGTTTCGCCGTCCCGGCGCGCTGA
- the cbiQ gene encoding cobalt ECF transporter T component CbiQ, whose product MGAGHAHALYRVGDSVVHRAPAEVKIVALVVFVLAVVATPREMVWPFAAYAGIVLVVWRVARIPLRWILPRMLIEAPFIVLAVLLPFAEGGQRVEFAGLHLSLTGLWAAWGIVVKGTLGVAGSLTVAATTSARELPLALSRLGIPGLVTSMLVLMIRYIDLLSAEVSRMRMARISRGDSPRALHQAGAIAKGVGALFLRSYERGERVYLAMTSRGFDGTVPELAIVGAGPRATAAQWVTALTPGAAAVLVAGSAWVLR is encoded by the coding sequence GTGGGTGCGGGCCACGCGCATGCTTTATACCGCGTCGGGGATTCGGTGGTGCACCGCGCGCCCGCGGAAGTGAAGATTGTCGCGCTTGTCGTGTTCGTTCTCGCGGTGGTGGCCACGCCGCGGGAGATGGTTTGGCCGTTCGCCGCCTACGCCGGGATCGTCCTAGTGGTCTGGCGGGTGGCCCGAATCCCGTTGCGGTGGATACTGCCGCGGATGCTGATCGAGGCGCCATTCATCGTGCTCGCTGTCCTGCTGCCGTTCGCTGAGGGCGGCCAGCGGGTCGAGTTCGCGGGCCTGCACCTGTCGCTGACCGGGCTGTGGGCGGCCTGGGGCATCGTCGTCAAGGGCACGCTGGGTGTTGCCGGCTCGCTGACCGTAGCCGCGACAACCTCGGCGCGGGAGTTGCCACTGGCGTTGAGCAGGCTGGGAATTCCCGGTCTGGTCACCTCTATGCTCGTGCTGATGATCCGTTACATCGACCTGCTGTCGGCCGAGGTCAGCCGAATGCGGATGGCGAGGATCTCCCGCGGCGACTCGCCGCGCGCACTGCATCAGGCCGGCGCGATCGCGAAAGGCGTTGGCGCGCTGTTTCTCCGCTCGTACGAACGGGGTGAACGGGTGTACTTGGCGATGACGTCTCGCGGCTTCGACGGCACGGTTCCGGAGTTGGCGATCGTCGGTGCCGGACCACGGGCGACGGCGGCGCAGTGGGTCACCGCGCTGACGCCCGGGGCGGCGGCGGTCCTGGTGGCTGGTTCGGCGTGGGTACTTCGGTGA
- a CDS encoding PDGLE domain-containing protein, translating to MTSALRRHWRFWAGFAAATLLVSGVVSYFAESSPDGLDSATLQGCHVVQTAHGEQLTGNCIAQHATEHAMSMSPLAEYSVSGHPGSVGLAGIIGAVVVLALAGGVFWLLARSRRPGS from the coding sequence GTGACCAGCGCGCTGAGGCGGCACTGGCGGTTCTGGGCCGGCTTCGCCGCCGCCACTCTCCTCGTCTCCGGAGTGGTGTCCTACTTCGCCGAATCCAGTCCAGACGGACTGGATTCGGCGACCTTGCAGGGATGCCACGTCGTCCAGACCGCCCACGGTGAACAACTGACCGGGAACTGCATAGCCCAGCACGCGACGGAGCACGCCATGTCGATGTCGCCACTCGCGGAATACTCCGTGTCCGGACATCCCGGAAGTGTCGGACTGGCCGGAATCATCGGTGCTGTCGTCGTGCTTGCTCTGGCGGGCGGCGTGTTCTGGCTGCTCGCCCGCAGCCGCCGTCCGGGAAGCTGA
- a CDS encoding energy-coupling factor ABC transporter permease: MHVSDGLVNAPTSVVFGALAIAAVAICAWKARTELDERTVPLAGLVAAFIFAVQMINFPILPGVSGHLLGGALAAILVGPYTGVLCIAIVLVVQALLFADGGVTALGMNITNMALIGVTAGYATAVALYALVRRRHLDRSVPALGVVGFVSALVGTVCASMGFVIEYAIGGAAPTSLSTVAAYLLGTHVLIGIGEGLITAVTVMAVVRSRPDLVYLLRRSRTETAVAA; encoded by the coding sequence ATGCACGTGAGTGACGGACTGGTCAACGCCCCCACCTCGGTGGTGTTCGGCGCCCTTGCGATCGCTGCGGTGGCAATCTGCGCCTGGAAGGCGCGGACGGAACTCGACGAACGCACGGTTCCGTTGGCGGGGCTTGTCGCTGCCTTCATCTTCGCGGTGCAGATGATCAACTTCCCGATCCTTCCCGGTGTGAGTGGACATCTACTCGGCGGCGCGTTGGCCGCGATCCTGGTCGGCCCCTACACCGGCGTGCTGTGCATCGCGATCGTCCTGGTTGTGCAGGCGCTGTTGTTCGCCGACGGCGGGGTGACCGCGCTCGGGATGAACATCACCAACATGGCGCTGATCGGGGTGACGGCGGGCTACGCAACGGCCGTGGCCTTGTACGCGTTGGTTCGACGACGACACCTCGACCGGTCCGTTCCCGCGCTGGGGGTGGTCGGGTTTGTCTCCGCATTGGTTGGAACTGTTTGCGCGTCAATGGGATTCGTCATCGAGTATGCGATCGGTGGGGCTGCGCCGACATCGCTGAGTACCGTGGCGGCCTACCTGCTCGGCACCCACGTGCTCATCGGTATCGGAGAGGGTCTGATCACCGCGGTGACGGTGATGGCAGTGGTCCGGTCGCGGCCAGACCTCGTCTACCTGCTGCGCCGGAGCCGCACCGAGACGGCGGTCGCGGCGTGA
- a CDS encoding ArsR/SmtB family transcription factor: MDGPGDEVKVERASSALADVDINGWTQRFDLLSDPNRLEILLCLHRAPGICVGDLASVLGRSENAVSQALRVLRQQGWVTPTRVGRLVSYRLEDRTVHDLLHWIGAAHG; encoded by the coding sequence ATGGACGGGCCGGGCGACGAGGTGAAAGTTGAACGTGCCTCGTCCGCTCTGGCGGATGTGGACATCAACGGCTGGACTCAGCGCTTTGACCTGTTGTCCGACCCCAACCGTCTGGAGATCCTGCTGTGTCTGCACCGGGCGCCCGGCATCTGCGTCGGTGACCTCGCCTCAGTGCTCGGCAGATCGGAAAACGCCGTCTCGCAAGCACTCCGGGTGCTGCGCCAGCAGGGATGGGTGACGCCGACCCGGGTCGGCCGGCTGGTCAGCTACCGACTCGAGGATCGCACCGTCCACGATCTGCTGCACTGGATCGGCGCCGCACACGGCTGA
- a CDS encoding zf-HC2 domain-containing protein, protein MDCDIAREALSARIDGEREPVPAPRVDEHLATCEPCRDWYAAAVDQTQLLRRLAGRSQVAAVATPDQPPRHRSTPGSAALWRRRALGLIGAAQLVLAVAQGFGANVGTSAGHHAMMSGHLLNESTAWSAALGVVMVIAAMRPAAAAGLAGVLAVFTTVLAVYVVNDALSGAVSLDRILSHLPVLLGTVLALLVWRDVRSPGPQPRSDALPVTDDVVLPDNASRGRRRGHLYPTDGSAA, encoded by the coding sequence GTGGACTGCGATATCGCCCGCGAGGCGCTGTCGGCTCGGATCGACGGAGAACGTGAACCCGTGCCCGCGCCCCGGGTCGACGAACATCTCGCCACCTGCGAGCCGTGCCGGGATTGGTATGCGGCCGCCGTCGACCAGACCCAGCTGCTCCGACGGCTGGCCGGCCGGTCCCAGGTAGCGGCCGTAGCCACGCCCGACCAACCCCCCAGGCACCGGTCGACGCCGGGTTCGGCCGCGTTGTGGCGGCGTCGGGCCCTGGGGCTCATCGGAGCCGCGCAACTGGTCCTGGCCGTCGCACAGGGGTTCGGTGCCAACGTCGGGACGTCCGCGGGCCACCACGCGATGATGTCCGGCCATCTGCTCAACGAGTCGACGGCATGGTCGGCGGCGCTCGGCGTGGTGATGGTGATCGCCGCTATGCGCCCGGCCGCGGCGGCCGGGCTGGCGGGGGTCCTGGCGGTGTTCACCACGGTGCTTGCCGTGTACGTCGTCAACGACGCACTGTCGGGGGCGGTGAGCCTCGACCGGATCCTCAGTCACCTGCCCGTGCTGCTCGGTACGGTGCTTGCCCTGTTGGTCTGGCGGGACGTCCGCTCGCCGGGCCCGCAACCGCGATCCGATGCTTTGCCGGTCACCGACGACGTGGTGCTGCCCGACAACGCCTCACGCGGGCGCCGCCGCGGACACCTCTACCCCACCGACGGCTCGGCGGCCTGA
- a CDS encoding DUF5134 domain-containing protein → MIQDLTLRWVVTLLFVLSAAECVYAIAAGRRRWPSVVGYSLHTIMAVAMAVMAWPWGADLPTVGPMVFFLLASVWFVVIAASGAAAGHRIVTVYHALMMLAMAWMYAVMNGRLLPGQSSGSGEASSAGHHAGHTDMPGMPGMDMPTMGATDTAAPSGTGYPAWIATLNWVCTVGFAIAAVFWLCRYLVARQSRSSGDTVHHLGLLSQAMMAAGMAIMFGLML, encoded by the coding sequence GTGATCCAGGATCTGACCCTGCGCTGGGTCGTCACCCTGCTGTTTGTCCTGAGCGCCGCCGAATGCGTGTACGCCATCGCCGCCGGCCGCCGCCGCTGGCCCAGCGTGGTCGGCTACTCGCTGCACACGATCATGGCGGTGGCGATGGCGGTGATGGCCTGGCCGTGGGGAGCCGACCTTCCCACCGTCGGCCCGATGGTGTTCTTTCTGCTCGCGTCCGTGTGGTTCGTCGTCATCGCCGCGAGCGGTGCGGCGGCCGGCCACCGCATCGTCACCGTCTATCACGCGCTGATGATGCTCGCGATGGCGTGGATGTATGCGGTGATGAACGGCCGTCTGCTGCCCGGCCAGTCGTCGGGTTCCGGCGAGGCGTCGTCGGCCGGGCATCACGCGGGGCACACGGACATGCCGGGGATGCCGGGAATGGACATGCCGACGATGGGCGCCACCGACACCGCCGCCCCCTCGGGCACCGGGTACCCGGCCTGGATCGCGACCCTGAACTGGGTCTGCACCGTCGGGTTCGCCATTGCCGCGGTGTTCTGGCTCTGCCGGTATCTCGTTGCGCGCCAGTCTCGTTCGTCCGGGGACACGGTCCACCACCTCGGCCTGCTCAGCCAGGCGATGATGGCGGCCGGCATGGCGATCATGTTCGGCCTGATGCTGTAG
- a CDS encoding cytochrome c oxidase assembly protein, translated as MESSPTGTRLTSRLALVGGYLVMATALIVYAVAAGDARFVAAGDSFPGMPTSVAEVVGYFTAALAGAICLGGLVFVVITACPDDRGVLDPTSFRGHLLVERVAPIWAISAAVMVVVQVANGAGVPVAKLIRSGAIGSALSASEMARGWVAVVIFATVVSVVLRLAVRWVWHVVLLIPTLIAVVALPVTGNAGQGPDHDYATSAVIVFALAVAVLTGVKVAAVVAPPAAVLRRRVLVVEVTAGAVALVYGALLMYLFSAPGSLTGSHYGRLGLMAAAALLATWLSDAVRLRGGRTPGARTPAGAVAMIVALAAISAMAIQTAPRLLAHRFSAWDVFLGYELAQPPSVVRLLTVWRFDVLLGIGAVVLATLYVTGVIRLRRRGDTWPPGRLTSWLLGCLALLFTTSSGIRAYGSAMFSVHMSEHMALNMFIPVLLVLGAPITLALRALPTAAADQPPGPREWLVWLVHSPVSRFLSHPATAFVLFVGSLYAVYFTPLFDTFVRYHWGHEFMTLHFLITGYLFYWGIIGIDPGPRRLPFIGRLALLFAVMPFHAFFGIATMTMTSVIGGSFYRKLNLPWLSDLVSDQHLGGAIAWGSSELPVLVVVIALVVQWSRQDRRTATRTDRHADAKYDDDLEAYNAMLRELAKNRR; from the coding sequence ATGGAGTCGAGCCCGACAGGCACCCGGCTGACCAGCCGATTGGCGCTGGTCGGCGGGTACCTCGTCATGGCCACCGCGCTGATCGTCTACGCGGTGGCAGCGGGCGACGCCCGCTTCGTGGCGGCTGGTGACTCCTTCCCGGGCATGCCGACGAGTGTCGCCGAGGTCGTCGGCTACTTCACCGCCGCGCTGGCCGGCGCCATCTGCCTGGGCGGACTGGTCTTCGTCGTCATCACCGCCTGCCCCGACGACCGTGGCGTGCTGGACCCGACCTCGTTCCGGGGGCATCTGCTCGTCGAGCGGGTGGCCCCGATCTGGGCGATCTCCGCCGCGGTGATGGTCGTCGTCCAGGTCGCCAACGGCGCCGGAGTACCGGTCGCCAAGCTGATCCGCAGCGGCGCCATCGGCTCTGCGTTGAGCGCCTCGGAGATGGCCCGCGGCTGGGTCGCCGTGGTGATCTTCGCCACCGTCGTCAGCGTCGTGCTTCGACTGGCGGTGCGCTGGGTGTGGCACGTCGTGCTTCTGATTCCGACCCTGATCGCCGTCGTCGCGCTGCCCGTAACCGGAAACGCCGGCCAGGGCCCCGATCACGACTACGCGACGAGTGCGGTCATCGTGTTCGCGCTGGCGGTGGCCGTGTTGACCGGGGTGAAGGTCGCCGCTGTGGTGGCCCCACCTGCGGCGGTGCTGCGCCGCCGGGTGCTGGTGGTCGAGGTGACCGCCGGCGCCGTGGCGCTCGTCTACGGCGCGCTGCTGATGTACCTGTTCTCCGCCCCCGGTTCGCTGACCGGTTCGCACTACGGGCGGCTGGGCCTGATGGCCGCAGCGGCTCTGCTGGCGACTTGGCTGTCCGACGCCGTCCGGTTGCGCGGCGGCCGCACCCCCGGCGCCCGCACCCCGGCGGGCGCGGTGGCGATGATCGTCGCGCTCGCGGCGATCTCGGCGATGGCCATCCAGACCGCGCCGCGGCTGCTGGCCCACCGGTTCAGCGCGTGGGACGTCTTCCTGGGCTACGAACTCGCGCAGCCGCCCAGCGTGGTTCGGCTGTTGACGGTGTGGCGCTTCGACGTCCTGCTCGGCATCGGCGCGGTGGTGCTCGCCACGCTGTACGTGACCGGCGTGATCCGGCTGCGGCGCCGCGGCGACACCTGGCCGCCGGGCCGGCTGACGTCTTGGCTGCTCGGTTGCCTGGCCCTGCTGTTCACCACCAGTTCGGGGATTCGGGCCTACGGCTCGGCGATGTTCAGCGTGCACATGTCCGAGCACATGGCCCTCAACATGTTCATCCCGGTCCTACTGGTGCTCGGCGCCCCGATCACCCTGGCCTTGCGCGCGCTGCCGACCGCGGCCGCCGACCAGCCACCGGGGCCGCGGGAATGGCTCGTGTGGCTGGTGCATTCACCGGTGTCCCGGTTCCTGTCGCATCCCGCGACCGCCTTCGTCCTGTTCGTCGGCTCGCTGTACGCGGTGTACTTCACCCCGCTGTTCGACACGTTCGTGCGTTACCACTGGGGTCACGAGTTCATGACTCTGCACTTCCTCATCACTGGATACCTGTTCTACTGGGGCATCATCGGCATCGACCCCGGCCCGCGCCGGCTGCCGTTCATCGGCCGCCTGGCCCTACTGTTCGCCGTGATGCCGTTCCATGCCTTCTTCGGCATCGCCACGATGACGATGACGTCGGTCATCGGCGGCAGCTTCTACCGCAAACTGAACCTGCCGTGGCTGTCCGACCTCGTCAGCGATCAGCACCTGGGTGGCGCAATCGCTTGGGGCTCGAGCGAATTGCCAGTGCTCGTGGTGGTGATCGCCCTGGTGGTGCAATGGTCCCGGCAGGACCGGCGGACCGCCACCCGCACCGACCGGCACGCCGACGCCAAGTACGACGACGACCTCGAGGCCTACAACGCGATGTTGCGGGAACTAGCCAAGAACCGTCGCTGA
- a CDS encoding heavy-metal-associated domain-containing protein produces the protein MSQQTFKVSGLHCQSCVRVVSTALGALPTVSAVEVDLGTDGPSTVRVQSGGDLTVEQVQAALSEEGDYSVVG, from the coding sequence ATGTCGCAGCAGACGTTCAAGGTCTCCGGACTGCACTGCCAGAGCTGCGTGCGGGTGGTGAGCACCGCGCTCGGTGCCCTGCCGACCGTCAGCGCCGTCGAGGTCGACCTCGGCACGGACGGCCCGTCCACGGTACGGGTGCAATCCGGCGGCGACCTCACCGTCGAGCAGGTTCAGGCCGCGCTCTCCGAAGAGGGTGACTACTCCGTCGTCGGCTGA
- a CDS encoding heavy metal translocating P-type ATPase, which produces MTASVVGAATATDLRRVQLDVSGMSCAACAARVETKLNRLDGVHATVNYATRVATIDVADSVPTDELCEVVRKAGYNAAPRGDVRVEVADPDEKIARSLLRRLAIAAVLFVPLADLSVMFAVVPSTRFTGWGWVLTALALPIVTWAAWPFHRVALRNARHRTASMETLISVGVTAATLWSLYTIFFGHHVRETHGIWQALLGSDAIYLEVAAGVTVFILAGRYFEARAKSRAGSALRALAALSAKNVSVLLADGTEMVIPADELKEQQRFAVRPGETIAADGLVVEGSSAIDMSAMTGEAKPARAHPGGRVIGGTVVLDGRLIVEAAAVGADTQFAGMVRLVEEAQAQKADAQRLADRIAGVFVPAVFVIAALTAAAWLLSGAGADRTFSAALAVLVIACPCALGLATPTAMMVASGRGAQLGIFLKGYRALEAIRAVDTVVFDKTGTLTTGHLAVTDVTAADGWQSDEVLALAAAVEVASEHAVAVAIATVTDDRGPVEDFRAHAGRGVTGTVAGRRVVVGRPSWVRGDAPLSPELELARRSGESRGETVVFVAVDDVVCGAISVADAVKDSAAGAVAALHDRGLRTVLLTGDNATAAAAVAAQVGIDEVIAEVLPEGKVDVIEQLRERGRVVAMVGDGINDGPALASSDLGLAIGRGTDVAIGAADIILVRDDLDIVPQALDLARATMRTIKVNLFWAFGYNVAAIPIAAAGLLNPLIAGAAMAFSSFFVVSNSLRLRNFGAETRKG; this is translated from the coding sequence ATGACGGCATCCGTCGTCGGCGCCGCGACCGCCACCGACCTGCGCCGCGTCCAACTAGACGTTTCGGGGATGTCCTGCGCGGCCTGCGCCGCGCGCGTCGAGACCAAGCTCAACAGGCTCGACGGTGTGCATGCGACGGTGAACTACGCCACCCGGGTGGCCACCATCGACGTCGCCGACTCCGTCCCTACCGACGAGCTGTGCGAGGTGGTCCGCAAGGCCGGGTACAATGCCGCCCCCCGCGGCGACGTGCGGGTCGAGGTGGCCGACCCCGACGAGAAGATCGCCCGCAGCCTGCTGCGCCGGCTGGCGATCGCCGCGGTGTTGTTCGTCCCGCTGGCCGACCTGTCGGTGATGTTCGCCGTGGTGCCCAGCACGCGGTTCACCGGCTGGGGGTGGGTGCTGACCGCTCTGGCACTGCCGATCGTCACGTGGGCCGCCTGGCCGTTCCATCGCGTCGCCCTGCGCAACGCCCGCCACCGCACGGCGTCGATGGAGACGCTGATCTCGGTCGGCGTCACCGCGGCCACGCTGTGGTCGCTCTACACCATCTTCTTCGGCCACCACGTCCGGGAGACCCACGGGATCTGGCAGGCGCTGCTGGGCAGCGACGCGATCTACCTCGAAGTGGCCGCCGGCGTGACCGTGTTCATCCTGGCCGGCCGGTACTTCGAGGCGCGGGCGAAGTCGCGGGCCGGAAGCGCGCTGCGGGCGCTGGCCGCACTCAGCGCCAAGAACGTCTCGGTCCTGCTGGCCGACGGCACCGAGATGGTGATCCCGGCCGACGAACTCAAGGAGCAACAGCGGTTCGCGGTGCGTCCCGGGGAGACCATCGCCGCCGACGGTCTGGTGGTCGAGGGTAGTTCCGCGATCGACATGAGCGCCATGACCGGCGAGGCCAAGCCGGCCCGCGCGCATCCGGGTGGCCGGGTGATCGGCGGGACCGTCGTCCTCGACGGCCGGCTGATCGTCGAGGCCGCCGCGGTGGGCGCCGACACGCAGTTCGCCGGAATGGTGCGCCTGGTCGAGGAAGCGCAGGCGCAGAAGGCCGACGCGCAGCGCCTGGCCGACCGGATCGCCGGGGTGTTCGTGCCGGCCGTGTTCGTCATCGCCGCGCTGACCGCGGCGGCGTGGCTGCTGTCCGGGGCAGGTGCCGACCGCACGTTCTCGGCGGCGCTGGCGGTGCTGGTGATCGCCTGCCCGTGTGCGCTGGGTTTGGCCACGCCGACGGCGATGATGGTGGCCTCGGGCCGGGGTGCCCAGCTCGGCATCTTCCTCAAGGGATATCGGGCGCTGGAAGCCATCCGCGCCGTCGACACCGTCGTGTTCGACAAGACCGGCACGCTGACCACCGGGCACCTCGCGGTGACCGACGTGACCGCCGCCGACGGCTGGCAGTCCGACGAGGTCCTGGCGTTGGCCGCGGCCGTCGAGGTGGCCTCCGAACACGCCGTGGCCGTGGCGATCGCGACCGTCACCGACGACCGCGGCCCGGTCGAGGACTTCCGCGCCCACGCCGGCCGCGGTGTCACCGGCACGGTCGCGGGCCGGCGCGTGGTGGTGGGTCGGCCGTCTTGGGTGCGCGGCGACGCACCGCTGAGCCCCGAATTGGAGTTGGCCCGTAGATCCGGTGAATCGCGTGGGGAGACAGTCGTTTTCGTTGCTGTCGACGACGTGGTCTGCGGTGCGATCTCGGTTGCCGACGCCGTCAAGGACTCGGCGGCCGGGGCGGTGGCGGCCCTGCACGACAGGGGACTGCGGACGGTCCTGCTGACCGGGGACAACGCGACGGCAGCGGCCGCGGTGGCCGCCCAAGTCGGCATCGACGAGGTCATCGCCGAGGTGCTTCCCGAGGGCAAGGTCGACGTCATCGAGCAGCTGCGGGAGCGGGGCCGGGTGGTCGCGATGGTCGGTGACGGTATCAACGACGGGCCCGCACTGGCGTCGTCCGACCTCGGGCTGGCGATCGGGCGCGGCACCGACGTCGCGATCGGCGCCGCCGACATCATTCTGGTGCGTGACGACCTCGACATCGTGCCGCAAGCACTCGATCTGGCCCGCGCCACCATGCGGACCATCAAGGTCAATCTCTTCTGGGCGTTCGGCTACAACGTCGCCGCGATCCCGATCGCAGCGGCCGGACTGCTCAACCCGCTCATCGCGGGCGCCGCGATGGCGTTCTCGTCGTTCTTCGTCGTCTCGAACAGCTTGCGGCTGCGCAATTTCGGGGCTGAGACTCGAAAGGGCTGA
- the sigC gene encoding RNA polymerase sigma factor SigC has protein sequence MAERDDDRVTSLALAAGRGDTAALEAFIRATERDVWRTVAFLGDPGSADDLTQETFLRALGSLPRFSGRSSARTWLLSIARRVVVDQIRRNQARPRTAYGVDLDDVLDTRRSAASVEDVVEIRMLLDGLDTDRRDALMLTQVLGLSYAEAAEVCGCPVGTIRSRVARARDDLLSAVNRDDQVG, from the coding sequence GTGGCCGAACGCGACGACGACCGGGTGACCTCCCTGGCGCTGGCCGCCGGCCGGGGTGACACCGCCGCCCTCGAGGCCTTCATCAGGGCGACTGAGCGTGATGTGTGGCGCACCGTCGCCTTCCTGGGTGATCCCGGCAGTGCCGACGATCTGACCCAGGAGACCTTCCTGCGCGCGCTGGGATCGCTACCGAGGTTCTCGGGCCGCTCCTCGGCCCGTACCTGGCTGCTGTCGATCGCGCGCCGGGTGGTGGTCGACCAGATCCGCCGCAACCAGGCCCGGCCGCGCACCGCCTACGGCGTCGACTTGGACGACGTCCTCGACACCCGCCGCAGCGCGGCGAGTGTCGAGGACGTCGTCGAGATCCGGATGCTGCTCGACGGCCTCGACACCGACCGCCGCGACGCCCTGATGCTGACCCAGGTGCTCGGCCTGTCCTACGCCGAGGCCGCCGAGGTCTGCGGTTGCCCGGTGGGCACCATCCGCTCCCGGGTGGCACGCGCCCGCGACGACTTGCTGAGCGCGGTCAACCGCGACGACCAGGTGGGCTGA
- a CDS encoding FadR/GntR family transcriptional regulator gives MAAEPDSAVASEALLRPVRPGNAFEDTVGRLLQTIRLGVLAPGDSLPPERELAAKLGVSRDTVREAIKSLADAGYLVSRRGRYGGTFLTEELPAPTDAVRVNRAEIDDALRLREILEVGAARMAASRTLTAAEREGLWSRLADVRDAAPDYYRRLDSRLHLAIAEAAGSPSLVPLVAENRMRLNSLLDRIPLLRRNIAHSDEQHEGIVIAILAGDVEAAESAMRAHVEGSAALLHGFLG, from the coding sequence ATGGCGGCCGAGCCGGATTCAGCAGTGGCCTCCGAGGCCCTGCTGCGTCCGGTGCGGCCCGGAAACGCCTTCGAGGACACCGTCGGCCGGCTGCTGCAGACCATCCGGCTCGGTGTGCTGGCGCCGGGGGATTCCCTGCCGCCCGAGCGGGAGCTGGCCGCGAAACTCGGGGTCAGCCGCGACACCGTGCGGGAGGCGATCAAGTCGCTGGCCGACGCCGGCTACCTGGTGTCGCGGCGCGGCCGCTACGGCGGAACCTTCCTGACCGAGGAACTGCCCGCGCCGACCGACGCGGTGCGGGTCAACCGGGCCGAGATCGACGACGCGCTGCGGCTGCGGGAGATCCTCGAGGTCGGAGCGGCCCGGATGGCCGCCAGCAGAACGCTGACCGCCGCCGAACGCGAGGGACTGTGGTCACGGCTGGCCGACGTCCGCGACGCCGCCCCAGATTACTACCGGCGGCTGGACTCCCGGCTGCACCTGGCGATCGCCGAGGCCGCCGGGTCGCCGTCGCTGGTGCCGCTGGTGGCCGAGAACAGGATGCGGCTCAACTCCCTGCTCGACCGGATTCCGTTGCTGCGCCGCAACATTGCCCACTCCGACGAGCAGCACGAGGGAATCGTCATCGCGATACTGGCCGGCGATGTCGAGGCAGCTGAGTCGGCGATGCGCGCCCATGTCGAGGGATCGGCGGCGCTGCTGCACGGCTTCCTGGGCTGA